One Dokdonia sp. Dokd-P16 genomic window carries:
- a CDS encoding carboxypeptidase-like regulatory domain-containing protein, which translates to MKNNYLLLLITFLVTTATSLAQTATVRGIVIDDRKTPVPGVSVSYGTNGTTTNDNGFYLLEIPSGEQVTINFTYVGFKKIAQPFNLSPNAEVEFNPVLSADVEQLGTVIITATTQQRVEGVVTISPEVIRKTPGANAGVENLLKSLPGVSNNNELSTQYSVRGGNFDENLVYVNEIEVYRPFLVRSGQQEGLSFVNSDLVQNVAFSAGGFQAKYGDKLSSVLDISYRRPTGFAASVDASLLGGSISGEGITKDGRFTALAGVRYRDNSLLVDAKQTETNFRPRFFDAQTFLTYKFSSKFQLDFLGNIAVNKYDYEPLTRQTNFGTLADPIALVVFYEGQEKDKYETYFGALKATYELNEHTTLKLLGSAYHTQEQEYFDIFANYRLGRPNTNIGDENLGDVEFTQGIGSQLTHARNDLDALFINLEHKGTYLKNDDQLDWGIKYTREDIRDRLEEYEVIDSAGFSIRPPIGDFINQQPYQAFDAPLEPFTNIRARNNVQIDRISAYGQYSKRTDWGNNEVWINAGVRAHQWTVSGEGIESNTQTIISPRAQISLKPGGSEDMIFRLSGGLYAQPPLYRELRDSLGQVRPEVKAQKSYHIVAGHDWSFNMWERPFKLVTEAYYKGLTDVNPYTLENVRIRYRATNNATARSYGLDTRLNGEFVPGTESWISLGVLRTEENIDNQGYIPRPTDQRLKVAFLFQDYAPSIPSLKLYINMVYQTGLPGGSPSYADPYQFAELPRLRDYFRSDIGINYVITDATKPYPKGHWLHVFKDLTAGFEIYNIFDRQNSITNTFVRDASTRQQFAIPNFLSPRVFNVRMSAKF; encoded by the coding sequence TTGAAAAACAACTACCTACTCCTACTCATTACGTTTCTAGTCACAACTGCTACCAGTCTAGCGCAAACCGCAACTGTACGCGGTATTGTGATTGATGATAGAAAAACTCCCGTTCCTGGGGTTTCCGTGTCTTATGGAACGAATGGCACAACTACAAATGATAATGGTTTTTACTTACTAGAAATACCTTCTGGTGAGCAAGTAACTATAAACTTCACCTATGTAGGTTTTAAAAAAATAGCACAACCTTTTAACCTCTCTCCTAATGCTGAAGTGGAGTTTAACCCAGTGTTAAGCGCAGACGTAGAACAACTAGGAACAGTAATTATAACTGCAACAACACAGCAACGCGTTGAGGGTGTCGTGACCATATCTCCAGAAGTTATTAGAAAAACTCCTGGCGCAAACGCTGGAGTAGAAAACTTATTAAAATCCTTACCTGGGGTAAGCAACAATAACGAGTTGAGCACACAATATTCTGTACGTGGGGGAAACTTTGACGAGAACCTTGTATATGTAAATGAGATTGAAGTATACAGACCTTTCTTAGTAAGGTCTGGGCAACAAGAAGGATTGAGTTTTGTAAACAGTGATCTTGTTCAAAACGTGGCATTTAGTGCTGGAGGGTTTCAAGCCAAATATGGAGACAAATTGTCGTCAGTTTTAGATATAAGCTATAGGAGACCTACAGGTTTTGCCGCTAGTGTAGACGCAAGCTTATTAGGTGGAAGCATCTCTGGCGAGGGAATAACAAAGGATGGACGGTTTACAGCACTAGCAGGAGTACGCTATAGAGATAATAGCTTACTTGTAGATGCAAAGCAAACAGAAACAAATTTTAGACCTCGCTTTTTTGATGCGCAGACGTTTCTTACCTATAAGTTTTCAAGCAAATTCCAATTAGACTTTCTCGGAAATATTGCTGTAAACAAATATGATTATGAGCCACTTACAAGACAGACTAATTTTGGAACTTTAGCAGATCCTATTGCGCTTGTTGTTTTTTATGAAGGCCAAGAAAAAGATAAGTATGAGACATACTTTGGAGCATTAAAAGCAACTTACGAGCTTAATGAGCATACTACATTAAAGCTATTAGGCTCTGCATATCACACACAAGAACAAGAGTATTTTGACATTTTTGCAAATTATCGCTTAGGACGACCTAACACAAATATAGGGGATGAAAACCTAGGAGATGTAGAATTCACTCAAGGTATAGGGTCTCAACTTACCCATGCTCGTAATGATCTTGATGCGCTTTTTATTAACCTAGAACACAAAGGAACCTACTTAAAAAACGATGATCAGCTAGATTGGGGAATTAAATACACTAGAGAAGATATACGTGACCGCCTCGAGGAATATGAAGTAATAGATTCGGCTGGCTTTTCAATTAGACCTCCGATAGGGGATTTTATAAACCAACAACCTTATCAAGCTTTTGACGCTCCTCTTGAACCCTTTACAAATATCAGAGCTAGAAATAATGTTCAAATAGACCGCATCTCTGCTTATGGTCAATATAGCAAGCGCACGGATTGGGGCAATAATGAAGTATGGATTAATGCAGGAGTACGGGCACATCAATGGACAGTAAGTGGTGAAGGAATAGAAAGTAATACACAAACCATTATAAGCCCTAGAGCTCAAATTAGCTTAAAACCAGGCGGAAGTGAGGACATGATTTTTAGACTTTCAGGAGGGCTTTATGCGCAACCACCGCTCTATCGTGAGTTAAGAGATTCACTAGGTCAAGTACGCCCAGAAGTAAAAGCTCAAAAATCTTATCATATTGTAGCTGGACACGATTGGAGCTTTAATATGTGGGAACGTCCTTTTAAATTAGTTACAGAAGCTTACTATAAAGGTCTTACAGACGTAAATCCATATACGCTAGAAAATGTACGTATAAGATATAGAGCTACTAATAATGCTACTGCTCGATCGTACGGACTGGATACAAGACTTAATGGAGAGTTTGTGCCAGGAACTGAAAGTTGGATAAGTCTGGGTGTATTACGCACAGAAGAAAATATAGATAATCAAGGCTACATACCTCGACCAACAGACCAGCGATTAAAGGTTGCTTTCTTATTTCAAGATTATGCTCCTAGTATTCCAAGTCTTAAGCTATATATCAATATGGTATATCAAACAGGATTACCAGGAGGATCTCCAAGTTATGCAGACCCATATCAATTTGCAGAGCTACCGAGATTACGAGATTACTTTAGATCAGACATAGGTATAAACTATGTAATAACAGATGCAACAAAGCCATACCCAAAAGGGCACTGGCTACACGTATTCAAAGATCTAACTGCGGGATTTGAAATCTATAATATATTTGATAGACAAAACTCGATTACAAATACCTTTGTAAGAGATGCTAGTACGAGACAACAATTTGCAATCCCTAATTTTCTATCACCTAGAGTATTTAATGTAAGAATGTCTGCAAAGTTCTAA
- a CDS encoding M23 family metallopeptidase: MIKSILSFTLFIVTSTLLFSQQDVPQDYFVNPLDGQLVLAGSFGELRSNHFHSGLDLKTQRREGLPVYASAAGTVTRIKISHYGYGKAIYVTHPNGYTTVYGHLQKFCDEIEEYVKNAQYKKESFEIELFPKKGELEIGQGEILAYSGNTGSSGGPHLHFEIRDANERPMNPFLFGLTAKDTRKPTINELRAYPVGENASINQNANPVSVRLTQKPDGSYLAENINAHGEIGFAIGTIDQQDLANNKNGIYAITTAVNGQENFEVTMDKFSFAETRYLNRMIDYSLYKDKRKRVQKLFIEKNNPLSIYTKQVDNGILNIVDSLSYQYQINVRDYAGNNVIINVPITGKKETIPPADKSEIEDYVYSDQGYTYNDGKFEVYIPKGALYEDTFLNLKTEGDKLTLHEDLIPVHKNIAISYDLSSYNEEDRDKLYLGRIGYKGDVYYSNTRIKDNKLQISTRILGDYTIGKDTDSPIVKAVNITKGKWMSKYRYLKFEITDLTSGIKGYRATVNGKYILFEYDPKTKLLTHDFNDKVVTDTENNLKLIVTDNVGNNTTFETTFFRKSAF; the protein is encoded by the coding sequence ATGATTAAAAGTATCTTATCCTTTACATTATTTATAGTTACAAGCACTCTTCTATTTTCACAGCAAGATGTACCTCAAGACTATTTTGTTAATCCGCTGGACGGACAGCTTGTCCTTGCTGGAAGTTTTGGAGAGTTGAGGAGTAATCACTTTCATAGTGGTTTAGATTTAAAAACACAAAGAAGAGAAGGACTTCCAGTTTATGCATCTGCGGCTGGTACGGTTACACGCATTAAGATATCGCACTACGGTTATGGGAAGGCCATTTATGTTACTCATCCTAATGGATACACTACCGTTTACGGACACCTGCAGAAATTCTGTGATGAGATAGAAGAATATGTAAAAAATGCACAGTATAAAAAGGAAAGCTTTGAGATAGAGCTTTTCCCTAAAAAGGGCGAACTAGAAATAGGTCAAGGTGAGATTCTAGCATATAGTGGTAACACTGGAAGCAGCGGCGGACCGCATTTACATTTTGAAATAAGAGATGCAAATGAACGCCCTATGAATCCATTTTTATTTGGACTTACAGCAAAAGACACGCGTAAACCTACTATTAATGAGCTACGCGCGTACCCTGTGGGAGAAAATGCATCTATTAATCAAAATGCAAATCCAGTATCTGTGAGACTTACACAGAAGCCTGATGGCAGCTACCTTGCCGAAAATATCAATGCACATGGAGAAATAGGTTTTGCAATAGGCACCATAGACCAGCAAGATCTAGCAAATAATAAAAATGGCATATATGCTATTACCACAGCTGTTAATGGTCAAGAAAACTTTGAAGTAACTATGGATAAATTTTCATTTGCAGAGACTCGCTATCTCAACCGAATGATTGATTACAGTCTATATAAAGACAAGCGTAAACGTGTTCAAAAATTATTTATAGAAAAAAACAATCCTTTGAGCATCTACACTAAGCAAGTGGATAATGGGATACTGAATATAGTAGATAGCCTCTCTTATCAATATCAAATAAATGTACGTGACTATGCAGGTAATAATGTAATCATTAATGTACCTATCACAGGCAAAAAAGAAACGATACCACCTGCTGACAAAAGTGAAATAGAAGATTATGTCTATAGTGATCAAGGATACACGTATAATGATGGTAAATTTGAAGTGTATATACCAAAAGGAGCGTTATACGAAGACACTTTTCTCAACTTAAAAACAGAAGGGGATAAACTTACACTGCACGAAGATTTAATCCCGGTACATAAAAACATCGCTATCTCTTATGACTTGTCTAGTTACAATGAAGAAGACCGAGATAAACTATATTTAGGTAGAATAGGATACAAAGGAGACGTTTATTATAGCAATACAAGAATTAAAGATAATAAGCTACAGATAAGCACTCGTATATTGGGCGACTATACAATAGGAAAAGATACGGATTCACCAATCGTAAAAGCTGTAAATATTACAAAGGGAAAATGGATGTCAAAATACAGATATCTCAAGTTTGAAATAACAGATCTTACTAGCGGCATTAAAGGCTATAGGGCTACTGTAAATGGCAAGTATATTCTATTCGAGTATGACCCAAAGACTAAACTCCTTACTCATGACTTTAATGACAAGGTGGTAACAGACACAGAAAACAACTTAAAACTAATCGTAACTGACAATGTAGGAAATAACACTACATTTGAAACTACCTTCTTTAGAAAATCTGCCTTTTGA